Proteins from a genomic interval of Candidatus Annandia pinicola:
- the tsgA gene encoding MFS transporter TsgA: MINLNIKKLTIISFLLYSFTGALAVITGNIIGNLSIYFKVSLSNMSLHFAFLNLGILVAMIVNTYIKKNVFIKNKIIFSFFLVIISMIILFFNNKIIEIFSLFIFLMGFVGGLSLSIGTFLIANIYEGKQRGFYMLITDSFFSVSGIIFPMISGFLIFKKIDFFWIYLLVSLVYFIIFCLTLITDFNNLESKIKNNYKEKESLKLENILLFLLSLFYISAQSMFISWIPTYVKNFIKIDSLNENKIASIFWFFYMLGMWFFSYINKILDLQKILIFLTGMSSLFIFIFLQCNNFNLLSFIMIFIGFFSSAIYTIIITLSAMQTKIPSIKFVNLTLISGTTGSFITFNASNFLLSSNNTYLTLYTSNILYLIVFFMSILLTFFTKHNKYNK, from the coding sequence ATGATTAATTTAAATATTAAAAAATTAACTATTATTAGTTTTTTATTATATTCTTTTACTGGAGCATTAGCTGTAATAACTGGAAATATAATTGGTAATCTTTCTATATATTTTAAAGTATCTTTAAGTAATATGAGTTTACATTTTGCATTTTTAAATTTAGGTATTCTAGTTGCTATGATAGTAAATACTTATATTAAAAAAAATGTTTTTATAAAAAACAAAATAATATTTAGTTTTTTTTTAGTAATTATTTCAATGATAATTTTGTTTTTTAATAATAAAATTATAGAAATATTTTCTTTATTTATTTTTTTAATGGGATTTGTTGGAGGTTTATCCTTATCTATAGGTACTTTTTTAATAGCAAATATTTATGAAGGCAAACAACGTGGTTTTTATATGCTTATTACTGATTCTTTTTTTAGTGTTTCTGGTATAATATTTCCAATGATATCAGGGTTTTTAATTTTTAAAAAAATTGATTTTTTTTGGATTTATTTATTAGTTAGTTTAGTATATTTTATTATTTTTTGTTTAACTTTAATAACTGATTTCAATAATTTAGAAAGTAAAATAAAAAATAATTATAAAGAAAAAGAATCTTTAAAATTAGAAAATATTTTATTATTTTTATTGTCTTTATTTTATATTTCAGCTCAATCTATGTTTATTAGTTGGATTCCTACTTATGTTAAAAATTTTATAAAAATTGATTCTCTTAATGAAAATAAAATAGCAAGTATATTTTGGTTTTTTTATATGTTAGGTATGTGGTTTTTTAGTTATATAAATAAAATTTTAGATTTACAAAAAATATTAATATTTTTAACTGGAATGTCTTCTTTATTTATATTTATATTCTTACAATGTAATAATTTTAATTTATTAAGTTTTATAATGATTTTTATAGGTTTTTTTTCAAGTGCTATATATACAATAATTATTACTTTAAGTGCTATGCAAACTAAAATACCTTCTATAAAATTTGTAAATTTAACTTTAATTTCAGGAACTACAGGTAGCTTCATTACATTTAATGCAAGTAATTTTTTATTATCTTCTAATAATACTTATTTAACTTTATATACTTCAAATATACTTTATTTAATTGTTTTTTTTATGAGTATATTATTAACATTTTTTACTAAACATAATAAATATAATAAGTAA
- the rpsG gene encoding 30S ribosomal protein S7, with amino-acid sequence MSRRRLFKKHKIIPDPKFGSEILSKFINLLMLKGKKTIAEKTVYKALKILSERVGENEIDSFIMSLNNIKPIIEVKSRRIGGSTYQIPTEIKSFRRNTLAMRWIINAARKRKDKYMYLKLANELYDAKYNKGLAAKKKEEIHRLAESNKAFAHYKW; translated from the coding sequence ATGTCAAGACGTCGTTTATTTAAAAAACATAAAATAATTCCTGATCCTAAATTTGGATCTGAAATATTATCTAAATTTATTAATTTATTAATGTTAAAGGGTAAAAAAACAATAGCAGAAAAAACAGTATATAAAGCATTAAAAATTTTATCTGAACGTGTTGGTGAAAATGAAATAGATTCGTTTATAATGTCATTAAATAATATAAAACCTATTATAGAAGTAAAATCTAGAAGAATAGGAGGATCTACATATCAAATCCCTACAGAAATAAAATCATTTCGTAGAAATACATTAGCTATGCGTTGGATAATTAATGCTGCAAGAAAAAGAAAAGATAAATATATGTATTTAAAATTAGCTAATGAATTATATGATGCTAAATATAATAAGGGTTTAGCTGCAAAAAAAAAAGAGGAAATACATCGTTTAGCTGAATCTAACAAAGCATTTGCTCATTATAAATGGTAA
- the fusA gene encoding elongation factor G, with the protein MSRTTPISNYRNIGISAHIDAGKTTTTERILFYTGVNYKIGEVHDGAATMDWMAQEQERGITITSAATTTFWSGMNNQFKPHKINIIDTPGHVDFTIEVERSMRVLDGVVMLYCAVGGVQPQSETVWRQANKYKVPRIAFINKMDRIGSNFLKVIDQMKNKLYACPVPIQLPIGSENNFVGVIDLIKMKAIYWDDKNNGIYFKYCDIPKNMLKESKRWNKKLIESALEDNEYLMEKYLDGIDISEKEIKLELRNLVLKNKIMIVTCGSSFRNKGVQAMLDAIIDYLPSPKDKICNKNIYFNKSKKKNNKNKEPFSALAFKISNDSFVGNLTFFRVYSGMIKTGDIILNSVKKQKERLGRIVQMHANKREEIKEVHSGDIAAAIGLKNVTTGDTLCDPDNNIILEKIDFPEPVISVALEPKTKIDQEKMGMSLSKLAKEDPSFKFCTDLESNQTIISGMGELHLEIIVDRMKREFNVEANIGKPQVAYRETIKEKVINVEGKYIRQSGGRGQYGHVVIDLSPLKNSKSNYLFINDIKGGVIPNEYILAINKGIQEQLKSGPLAGYPVVNILVRLHFGSYHDVDSSELAFKFAASMAFRDAFKKACPVLLEPIMKVEIITPESYMGEVIGDLNRRRGMIEGMESNLMDKIITSNVPLSEMFNYSTDLRSKTQGRALYSMEFLKYSETPNLISEKIIKLRGKKNI; encoded by the coding sequence ATGTCACGTACAACACCTATTTCAAATTACCGTAATATTGGTATAAGTGCTCATATAGATGCTGGTAAAACTACTACTACTGAAAGAATTTTATTTTATACTGGAGTTAATTATAAGATTGGTGAAGTACATGACGGTGCAGCAACTATGGATTGGATGGCTCAAGAACAAGAAAGGGGAATTACTATTACTTCAGCAGCTACTACAACATTTTGGTCTGGAATGAATAATCAATTTAAACCACATAAAATTAATATAATTGATACTCCAGGACATGTAGATTTTACTATTGAAGTAGAAAGATCAATGAGAGTTTTAGATGGTGTTGTTATGTTATATTGTGCTGTTGGTGGTGTTCAACCTCAATCAGAAACAGTATGGCGTCAAGCTAATAAATATAAAGTTCCTAGAATTGCATTTATTAATAAAATGGATCGTATAGGTTCTAATTTTTTAAAAGTGATTGATCAAATGAAAAATAAATTGTATGCATGTCCAGTTCCAATTCAATTACCTATTGGATCAGAAAATAATTTTGTTGGTGTTATTGATTTAATAAAAATGAAAGCTATTTATTGGGATGATAAAAATAATGGTATTTATTTTAAATATTGTGATATTCCTAAAAATATGTTAAAAGAATCAAAAAGATGGAATAAAAAATTAATAGAAAGTGCATTAGAAGATAATGAATATTTAATGGAAAAATATTTAGATGGAATTGATATTTCTGAAAAAGAAATAAAATTAGAATTAAGAAATCTTGTATTAAAAAATAAAATTATGATAGTTACATGCGGATCTTCTTTTAGAAATAAAGGAGTTCAAGCCATGTTAGATGCAATTATTGATTATTTACCATCACCAAAAGATAAAATTTGTAATAAAAATATTTATTTTAATAAAAGTAAAAAAAAAAATAATAAAAATAAAGAACCTTTTTCTGCTTTAGCTTTTAAAATATCTAATGATTCATTTGTAGGAAACTTAACTTTTTTTAGAGTTTATTCTGGTATGATAAAAACTGGAGATATAATCTTAAATTCAGTAAAAAAACAAAAAGAAAGATTAGGAAGAATAGTACAAATGCATGCAAATAAAAGAGAAGAAATTAAAGAAGTACATTCTGGTGATATAGCAGCAGCTATAGGTTTAAAAAATGTTACAACAGGGGATACTTTATGTGATCCTGATAATAATATAATTTTAGAAAAAATAGATTTTCCAGAACCAGTAATTTCCGTTGCTTTAGAACCAAAAACTAAAATTGATCAAGAAAAAATGGGAATGTCTTTATCAAAATTGGCTAAAGAAGATCCTTCTTTTAAATTTTGTACTGATTTAGAATCTAATCAAACAATTATTTCTGGAATGGGGGAATTACATTTAGAAATTATTGTAGATCGTATGAAAAGAGAATTTAATGTTGAAGCTAATATAGGAAAACCTCAAGTTGCTTATAGAGAAACAATAAAAGAAAAAGTTATTAATGTTGAAGGAAAATATATTAGACAATCTGGTGGTAGAGGACAATATGGACATGTAGTAATTGATTTATCTCCATTAAAAAATAGTAAATCAAATTATTTATTCATTAATGATATTAAAGGTGGTGTTATACCTAATGAATATATATTAGCAATTAATAAAGGAATTCAGGAACAATTAAAATCTGGACCATTAGCAGGTTATCCAGTGGTAAACATATTAGTTAGATTACATTTTGGTTCTTACCATGATGTAGATTCATCTGAATTAGCTTTTAAATTTGCAGCTTCTATGGCTTTTAGAGATGCTTTTAAAAAAGCTTGTCCTGTTTTATTAGAACCTATTATGAAAGTTGAAATAATTACTCCAGAAAGTTATATGGGAGAAGTTATTGGTGATTTAAATAGAAGAAGGGGAATGATAGAAGGAATGGAAAGTAATTTAATGGATAAAATAATTACATCTAATGTACCTTTATCAGAAATGTTTAATTATTCAACTGATTTAAGATCAAAAACTCAAGGTAGAGCATTATATTCTATGGAATTTTTAAAATATAGTGAAACTCCTAATTTAATTTCAGAAAAAATTATTAAATTACGTGGTAAAAAAAATATTTAA
- the tuf gene encoding elongation factor Tu, translating into MSKEKFQRIKPHINVGTIGHVDHGKTTLTAAITTVLSKIHGGSAKAFEQIDNAPEEKARGITINTSHVEYNTSKRHYAHVDCPGHADYVKNMITGAAQMDGAILVVAATDGPMPQTREHILLGRQVGVPYIMVFLNKCDMVDDEELLELVEMEVRDLLTQYEFPGNKIPIVRGSALKALEGDPKWEQKIVELANHLDNYIPEPKRDIDKPFLLPIEDVFSISGRGTVVTGRVERGSIKIGEEISIIGIKPTTKTICTGVEMFRKLLDEGRAGENIGVLLRGTKREEIERGQVLAKPNTIKPHTKFEAEVYILSKEEGGRHTPFFKGYRPQFYFRTTDVTGLIELPKGVEMVMPGDNIKMNVVLIHPIAMEDGLRFAIREGGHTVGAGIVSKIIE; encoded by the coding sequence ATGTCTAAAGAAAAATTTCAAAGAATTAAACCACATATTAATGTTGGTACTATAGGTCATGTAGATCATGGAAAAACAACTTTAACAGCAGCTATAACTACAGTACTATCTAAAATTCATGGTGGTTCTGCTAAAGCTTTTGAACAAATAGATAATGCTCCTGAAGAAAAAGCTCGTGGTATAACTATTAATACTTCTCATGTAGAATATAATACTAGTAAACGTCACTATGCTCATGTAGATTGTCCTGGACATGCAGATTATGTTAAAAATATGATAACAGGGGCTGCTCAAATGGATGGAGCTATTTTAGTAGTTGCTGCTACAGATGGGCCTATGCCTCAAACAAGAGAACATATATTATTAGGAAGACAAGTTGGGGTTCCTTATATAATGGTATTTTTAAATAAATGTGATATGGTTGATGATGAAGAATTATTAGAATTAGTAGAAATGGAAGTTCGTGATTTACTTACACAATATGAGTTTCCTGGTAATAAAATACCAATAGTAAGAGGGTCTGCTTTAAAAGCTTTAGAAGGTGATCCAAAATGGGAACAAAAAATTGTAGAATTAGCAAATCATTTAGATAATTATATACCAGAACCTAAAAGAGATATTGATAAACCATTTTTATTACCTATTGAAGATGTTTTTTCAATATCTGGAAGAGGAACAGTAGTTACTGGTCGTGTTGAAAGAGGATCTATCAAAATTGGAGAAGAAATTTCTATTATTGGAATAAAACCAACTACAAAAACAATATGTACTGGTGTAGAAATGTTTAGAAAATTATTAGATGAAGGAAGAGCTGGTGAAAATATTGGAGTTTTATTAAGAGGTACTAAAAGAGAAGAAATAGAAAGAGGACAGGTGTTAGCTAAACCAAATACTATTAAACCTCATACTAAATTTGAAGCAGAAGTATATATATTATCTAAAGAAGAAGGGGGTCGTCATACTCCATTTTTTAAAGGATATCGTCCACAATTTTATTTTAGAACAACAGATGTTACAGGTTTAATTGAATTACCTAAAGGCGTTGAAATGGTAATGCCTGGAGATAATATAAAAATGAATGTTGTATTGATACATCCTATAGCTATGGAAGATGGTTTAAGATTTGCAATTAGAGAAGGTGGACATACTGTAGGGGCTGGTATTGTATCTAAAATAATTGAATAA
- the rplK gene encoding 50S ribosomal protein L11, translated as MSKKIKSYIKLQILAGMANPSPPVGPALGQQGVNIAQFCNLFNEKTKDFEKKMPIPVIITVYYDKSFDFIIKTPPASILLKKAAKIKSGANKPKKDKIGNITYKQIKKIALIKSKDMNSLNLKSQIKSIKGTAISMGLTIIDD; from the coding sequence ATGTCTAAAAAAATTAAATCTTATATTAAATTACAAATTTTAGCTGGTATGGCTAATCCAAGTCCACCAGTAGGTCCTGCTTTAGGACAACAAGGTGTTAATATTGCACAATTTTGTAATCTTTTTAATGAAAAAACAAAAGATTTCGAAAAAAAAATGCCTATTCCTGTTATTATAACAGTTTATTATGATAAATCTTTTGATTTTATAATAAAAACACCACCAGCTTCTATTTTATTAAAAAAAGCAGCTAAAATTAAAAGTGGGGCAAATAAACCAAAAAAAGATAAAATAGGAAATATTACTTATAAACAAATTAAAAAAATAGCCTTAATTAAATCTAAAGATATGAATAGTTTAAATTTAAAATCTCAAATAAAATCTATTAAAGGAACAGCTATTTCTATGGGTTTAACTATAATAGATGATTAA
- the rplA gene encoding 50S ribosomal protein L1: MNKLSKKSNKKYYKFNKNKTYKFDYAIDILKKNTISSFLESVDVSINLNIDKNKTKNNINNFIILPYNIKKKLKIVVFAQGKNADLAKKCGADFVGMEDLLELIKKDEIKYDVVIATPDSVKLIKSLGPILGPKGLMPNSKLDTITNNIKSSIKNIKNGKIQYKSDKNGIINTTIGKINFKNYELKENLKFLLSDIQKLKYNKNKGNFLKKVYLSTTMGIAINLIISNII; encoded by the coding sequence ATGAATAAATTAAGTAAAAAATCAAATAAAAAATATTATAAATTTAATAAAAATAAAACATATAAATTTGATTATGCTATTGATATATTAAAAAAAAATACGATTTCTAGTTTCTTAGAAAGTGTAGATGTATCTATAAATTTAAATATTGATAAAAATAAAACTAAAAATAATATAAACAATTTTATAATATTACCATATAATATAAAAAAAAAGTTAAAAATAGTAGTATTTGCTCAAGGAAAAAACGCTGATTTAGCTAAAAAATGTGGAGCTGATTTTGTAGGTATGGAAGATTTATTAGAATTAATAAAAAAAGATGAAATTAAATATGATGTTGTAATTGCTACACCAGATTCTGTAAAATTAATAAAATCTTTAGGACCAATATTAGGACCTAAAGGATTAATGCCTAATTCTAAATTAGATACTATTACTAATAATATAAAGAGTTCTATAAAAAATATTAAAAACGGAAAGATTCAATACAAAAGTGATAAAAATGGAATTATAAATACTACAATTGGTAAAATTAATTTTAAAAATTATGAATTAAAAGAAAATTTAAAATTTTTATTATCAGATATACAAAAACTAAAATATAATAAAAATAAAGGAAATTTTTTAAAAAAAGTTTATTTATCTACTACTATGGGAATAGCTATTAATTTAATTATATCTAATATAATATAA
- the rplJ gene encoding 50S ribosomal protein L10, translating to MILSFNNKKKIVNKISKIISKSLSIIIISICGIEVNKITELRKKCIKNKVYLKIVQNNLLKISIKNTKYECLENNIVGPTMMVCSLEHPGTAARLLKDFLKENKKLSIKAASFEGKLITSDKIDILTNLPTYKESLINLINILKEISIGKFIKLLNIIVKKKK from the coding sequence ATGATATTAAGTTTTAATAATAAAAAAAAAATTGTTAACAAAATTAGTAAAATAATATCTAAATCATTATCTATTATTATAATTAGTATTTGTGGCATAGAAGTGAATAAAATAACAGAATTAAGAAAAAAATGTATAAAAAATAAAGTTTATTTAAAAATAGTACAAAATAATTTACTAAAAATAAGTATTAAAAATACTAAATACGAATGTTTAGAAAATAACATTGTAGGACCAACTATGATGGTTTGCTCTTTAGAACATCCTGGTACAGCTGCACGTTTATTAAAAGATTTTTTAAAAGAAAATAAAAAACTTAGTATTAAAGCAGCTTCATTTGAAGGAAAATTAATAACTTCTGATAAAATTGATATATTAACAAATTTACCAACATATAAAGAATCTTTAATTAATCTAATTAATATTCTTAAGGAAATATCAATAGGTAAGTTTATTAAATTATTAAATATTATAGTAAAAAAAAAAAAATAA
- the rplL gene encoding 50S ribosomal protein L7/L12 encodes MSFDKEKIVDLISNMSIKDILDLIKKIENKFNISSSEYINKTNSASDKKIEEKTEFNIILNSVGKNRISVIKAIRSITSLGLKESKNLVESAPILVKENINKEECQKIKKTLEDVGAKVEIK; translated from the coding sequence ATGTCTTTTGATAAAGAAAAAATTGTTGATTTGATATCCAATATGTCTATTAAAGATATATTGGATTTAATTAAAAAAATAGAAAATAAATTTAATATTTCTTCTTCAGAATATATTAATAAAACAAATAGTGCAAGTGATAAAAAAATAGAAGAAAAAACTGAATTTAATATAATACTAAATTCAGTTGGTAAAAATAGAATAAGTGTAATTAAAGCTATACGTAGTATTACTAGTTTAGGATTAAAAGAATCTAAAAATCTTGTAGAATCTGCTCCAATATTAGTAAAAGAAAATATAAATAAAGAAGAATGTCAAAAAATAAAAAAAACATTAGAAGATGTTGGTGCTAAGGTTGAAATTAAATAA